agcaatactccatgtgcgGCCGGACCCGCGCTTTGtatagcgctagaatgtgggccggcttgaagaatacttcaagccggctatATTATAGGCAATAGCCGTGCTATATTAATGACGCCcaacttcttcgaagccaatttgaatTGGCAGTCGTTCGTGATTTCGAGAACTAGTATTcagatactaggcgaggctttaagggaagtgtcgTCGAAGAGCGGTGGTATATGTATAACTTTATCTCACTTATAGCTCTTATAAAGAAAGGTACGGCGTTAGTACGCGTTTATATTTTGGATTCGTCTGAGCTGAACGTATGTCCGTTGAGTAAAACTTTGGAAGACAATACACGAGTATACCTCTGACAAATCAAATCTAAAGATTTGCGACGCACGTTCGAACGTCTACCATCAACGCTCTAAGCAGGCACGGATGGTATACCACCATATACTTTTAAAGATTTTTCCTCAGTCTAGTGAAGCCCCTAATTTACATATTCAAACTGAGTATTTATATATGTGAATTACTTGTCTTTCCCAACGTGGACGCTTAGAAGGCTCATTGCAGTACCAGTTGGTTTGGAACCCAGAAAATATAGGCCTATTCCACTTCAGCGCAAATATTCGAGACTGTTTATTTACAAAGAGCAGTTATAAGGTAACATtcgtaaaatattcaaatgGAGTCGGGAGAATCACATCAATAATCAAAATTTGGACATTGAGACATGCTCAATTACATCATTTAGTCTAGCTCCGTATCCACAGCATCACACTCTATACCAAGTGGATGATCAGCCGTTGCCTCGTTTAACGACGTCAAAGATCTTGGTGATCGAAATCAATCAATCGAAAAAATATTGAGTTAGTGGATTTAAAACTGTACAAAATATATCCAAGATATCCACTTCTATACCCTATGCTGTTTGTTCTTGGCATGATGGGATTTTAGAAACTGGAATCTAGGAGGTTTCTTCGTCTGGTTTTATCGTTATGAAAAGATTTGTATAGTATTGGCAGTCTCTCTCTGGACcggttttgatgttttttttgtgttccagtaaatttgagattggtttagattctcaattccatccatataatataattctcctgctcatgtggacctaacggctggaccgatttttcaaatttaattcgtgtgtacaggacaatgtcagtcgggtccactagtttacatataaaattgtatCTCCTCACAGAGACTTTAATTAATAACTCATAGTTCATCCATCTCGGGtctgatttttttatgtaatatatatttatcttgaTCATTTCAAAACTTTTCGAGCCTGTGGAGTAGTAGTTATATGCGTCTGCTTATCAACAGACGGGATGCGTGTTCGAACTGATAAAGCTGATGCATGAAAAATTACTTGAATCTGgttcaaatattgttaatggATTACCATTAATACATGATATCCCTTTAatgacatatataatataattataaagttgAATATCTTCATTTGTTTGTTCAGCGAAAAATagtattctatttttaatgataaaaggaaaatattaatgttttattagtataaattaatgactataaagtttattaattaattcttaataaataacaataataataaaaggaaaTTATAGCTGATAATATCAATTTCATTTACTTTACAAAGAGTTTCTCGGAATCAAATAGATAGTAAAATAAAACGCTtggaaaaaaatgtaaattttactcAACAGTCACTTagcctaaacaatttgttatttttaaagtaatatactcacttctgggattacttatacgaatttaatttgtaaccatttatgaacgattcgggactcgaaccggcTACCTGCCGGGTCTTTTCTTTCCTACTGAGCACTGAGAACTGGTCattcggacggaacccgagaggtcgcagggtcgagtcccacatcgttcatatattttaattacaaattttatttgtatagtcACTCAAACTCTtgctaaacaaaataaacttaaatttaaggATTAAGAATCGTGATAGAATTACTTTGCAAATCCAGTTAATTTACGAGTATTGAAGaatttatatttagtgtttAATGGAGATATAAACACCAGGTATACACGCTCGAGAGTGGGTTGCGCCGGCGATGGCAATGTACCTGATCCAGCGACTGGCCATCGACCCCGATGCTGCCAAGGACCTGAACGGTGTGGACTGGTACATACTGCCGGTCGTCAATCCTGACGGCTATGAGTTCACGCGATCCAGCAAAGCGGTAAGGAGACTCAtacaaactttaaaataaagattaaaataaattagttgtATGTAGTAGTAGTTTTACCAGTATACTaagtttctaatatttttataaatgtttggTTCTATCGCTACCAAACATGGCAGGATCATTCGTGCGCTAATCTGAACataatcttatgaattttttaatttgaatttagatcCTTTTGatccaaattgaaatattttcattcaatataGGATATGAtaacacttattgaaagtaaaataaactgccacccattcgaaaaagtatgccttagACCTTAGAAGAACGGGTACATCATACTCAGCGGGCTTCGaatttatttcttcaaaaaaaaatgtggataCAATGTAatgtcgtacaataaaacttattactgaatagcctgacggcggtcgctccGTTACCAATCCGTGGATAAcattatcattaagaaagtcatttatgttgtaataacctttaccacacaaatgttttttaacaattattttgaatttcgttatacatttgttttgaacattttctggaatctggAAACTTATATACATCGcaccataaaagacttactaactcgactcagCCGAGAAGTTgacattataagcttatgttttTTGCTGGTATtcacattatggttatgacagtttcaatCAAAtccacttatgtgcctatgtacatatatatcCTTTGTATGTATTTTCTCTACAGTGGTTTTTCACGAGATTTTTGCCACTTACAACCAAACAAGGAATTGAGCTATCATGCACGgagtttccaggacaataccaTATTAGTCCAGTCATTTAAGCTTAAACTAGGTAAGAATTtcggaattcgagatacccagctgtaagtctgtaaatacttgtatactGACACCCTAAAAATTTTCCTATATTTCCTATTAATTTTCTTCATGcattaaatctatatttattcaataaaactgATAACCGTCAAACATAACATCAACATTTCAAACGTGTATATTATCAAGTTCAAACTTGGTTAGGGCATGATTTTGAACTCCAGGTATGGGGTTGGGCAATGCGAAACGATTTTCTAGAGCCTATCATGACAATTTTACCACCTGCTCCAGAAGATTTGCTAAATACAATTTTCTGCAACTGCAAGAGTGGTTGTGGTTCGCGATGCAGAATTtcagctgggtatctcgaattctGAGGTGCACTTACTATAATGACTGGACTCTATGGGAACTTCAAATAAAGCATGTAGGATACTCTCGcgggattcctctggtggtgcaGGAGGAAGTGGCGGGGACGGTCACTTACAACATACGTGTTTTCTTTTTCCATAATAAAAGTAGGGAACATATATACACAACGTAAGCAAGAatgtattatacaaataatataaaattttgatattctGGTTTGACTTTTCTCCATACATTCTTGGTCtatgttattttgtataatataggaTAAGTTAGATTTACTCGCAGTATTACTACGCAGTATATTGCAGGGACAGACTGGTTAATTTAGACTCTAGTTAAACCCAGCTACgactcatttttatattataaaagcctcaatttataaaaaaaaatgaaattccaGCCTCTGTGAAGACGtgattttagtgtatattaaACACAACTTAAAATGTCTACTATACAATTTagatattgtaatataaaaaccatatataaataatttagatatgtaTTAGGATTCAGAAAATAGATATGAATGGCAATGGATTTCCTGGGACTACTCTCAATTTGGGGGTTCCACAAGGATCTCTTCTTAGACAGTTTCTCTTccctttaaatattaatttatttgcaataatttttatattaaaaacagaTGTCATTTAAAtcgcttattattataattctcaggtctgagaaatatattttcaaatggtAGAGAGTAACAAACAAACCAAAATGAATAATCTTATAGTAAGGAACATTAAGTTTaggttattacaaaaaagaaaatagaaaatttcTTCATCTAAATGATACATACATTTTCCACAGAATCGACTCTGGAGGAAAACAAGATCCAAAAACGCCAATTGCTTCGGAGTTGACGGCAACCGAAACTATGGCTTCAAATGGGCAGTCAGCGGTGTATCCAAAAACCCCTGCGACAAAGAAACATACGCTGGCCCAAAACCATTTTCCGAACCAGAAACTCAGATGGTTAAGAATGCTCTCATGGAGTATGGaaaacagataaaattatacGTTTCCTTGCACGCTTACGGACAATATTTGGTCTACCCTTGGGGTTACACAGGCGATTACTTACCAAGAGAGTGGAAGAAGTTAGACTCCTTAGCGCGAATGGTATCAACAGCTGTTCAAGCAGCAGGTGGAAAGCCTTTTAGAGTTATGAGCGCTGGTAAATGGTACCCAGCTGCAGGTGGAAGCGATGACTTTGCGTTTGGTGTAGTAGGAGTGCCTTATTCTTACACAATGGAACTTACAGACGGATACGAATTCACATACCCTGAGCGACTGTTGAAAACTGTATTGCCCCAGTTCTTTGAAGGATTTAGGGCGTTCGGAACACAAATAAGAAGAGAGTTTTCACCGAGCCGACACAAAAGAGatgaataaacataataatctaAATCCAATTCatgtgtaaaataaattatagaacacaatttattttttattataatatgttgctcgtttttattatgttgatagAGTAAAATGTTCACTTTGTGTACTCCACTGTTGAAAATGAACAATACagttgtaaaataaacatgAATTTGTTAGTGTTGATTGTCTGTTTAGCAGGTATTATATTTTTGCTTGTAAGTCTTATGTCATTCTCTTTTACCGTAtctatcacggagagtgttgtcttttattgcaaatttttttaaatagactaGTAGGATAAActagcgttcgggtcacctgatgttaagtgatcaccgctgccaaAACTCTCTCGCAACATCAGAGGAGACACAGGACCAATGTCAGCTTTTCAGACGGTGAAACGCTTGCAGCGCTTGTTTTAAAGGATTTCCATTCAGTAGTTAGGTTGTATTTAAAAATTGCACTGCGGAAGATCGCTAAATGTCCAGAAGATGGGGAAGATATTAAGGTTTGCTCCGTTTCGTGCGATGGTaagattcggcggcaggaatgagCTCAAACAGCAAATAATTAGTGTTAAATACGATAGAGACACACACATTGAAGTGGTGTCTCTGCGACGCAGCGCCAAGACATCAAGGCGTTCACAGAATATTGGATCAGCAACAATTTGAGCAGctcggccggcaacgctcctgtgattcctccggtattgcaagagattgtgggcggcggtcattACTTaatactattccataaaaaaaagctctgTGTTACTCTGGTCATATGGGCTGATATTAGAGTGAAAGACCAGAGATCTAAGCAATACTCTATTTTAATTCGATGAGTTTGCTGAATACAAAGGACGTATCGTTGGTAAAATctagtatgctttgttcaactctcaggttgtggcttcatctacaggatctaacctgctcaaccccaatatttgcatattaggaacttgacttgagatgtcgctattacaaatctaagcaatttgttataattttaaagagATAAcactcacttttgggattaattagtTTCTGtagaagtcacaacctgagaacTGAACAATGAATTCAAAGGAGTTTTTATATTGACTTCGATTTATATTGGACATTCGTCGTACATAAAGGACTATTTCCCATGTGCATTTTACAACCATACCATAAAACGATTTTATTCCTACGTGTTTTGCAATCGATTTGAAATAGGTACCTTCAGAATTTTTTCTTCGTACACTAAAGAATAATTTTTCTAGTGATGTAAAAGTtcacatataatttattatatctattgtcaTCATATTTTATCTTTCACCATTAAGTAATACCAGAGGAGTAaaatatgttgttttatttaatactaggaACCTCAAGGAGGAAGGACATCGCATATTATATCAataccattatattttattaaaaagtcgtacttattttaaaacataatatatctgTGTCGAATAGAACTCCTCCAACAGACTGcttacttgattttttttaattctttgatTTATTGAGTTGAcgtaaactaatattatattattctaacaaaaattgtattttaatttctcaAGGCAATGTGGATATGATATACTCAACATATTGTGGGTAAGTCGTACTGGAGATATTCTTTGTTtaatcaaactaaaaaaaatatttatgtttaatataatgaGAGACCCGACATGACCTCTTGACTGAATAGAATATTTCCAAAAGTTTAACTGTTTAATGACGTGGACAAATACCACGACGATCGCTGAATGTTGACAAGACAGAAATGTTGGCaaggaaacaaaaaataaaaaaaaatgccataAGGCTGTGTCGttcacagaacaggtaaaagacatctttttaaactgttctgtggtatCGTTAATATTTTGCTCTGTCCATGCTTTGCCACATTAATTAAGTTCCCCGCACCCGCTCATTTCATtactgactgaattatttgaattactaatatataggtattttttttatgaaaattaggtaCGCCctcaatgccgctcaggattcttgaaaaaccccaaaaattctgagcggctctacaactgcgcttgtcaccttgagacatgagatgttaagtctcatttgcccagtaatttagtgaaattacCCGGCAAAGTTAGTTAGCTAgtgagctacggcgcccttcagaccgaaacacagtattgcttactGCTCTACGGGAGACTACTATAacctccgaaacacgctgcgtcttatggtataagtattattccgatcagttcagtagttttctCAGTAAGGCTGTGTGAATAATTTACATTCCTCCCTCAAAGTAACAATTTTTCTGACTTTCGCTCGTTATAACGTTGAATGTgaattatagaaatatatatcgACACTATCGCTCCAAGTAATTTCCCCATACTCATCCATCGATGGGAATTTTAAAAAAGCCAGACGGGGGTTCTGTACTGATGAAATGACACGAACAAAGAACtgtcgtcttgtcccttattataaaaaataaatcggGATGCACTCCAGGAGttccggcagaagtgaaaacttgaacattaacgttgtgcatttttggatattttggaatggttagtgAATAATTTCGatcgaattgctttatttaccAGTAAAAAAGTACTAcgatttatgtggttaaatacaatattcatttattgcgctatcgtacacaaaatgaTAGTTTATAttactaacataaaaaatttaacacttcgaaactattacaattatataacattaaaatgtttatctctcagaaaaatcaactttcatccataatttcaacgactctatatttaatctaattttcgatcagagggcctaccatcaatttttaataagcgatgcgaatccgatgcagttcagtttaggtacctaaactgaatcactaaaattcgtaccgtgaagtgccttttactgaatggcgtttggatcgcttatcaagaatgaacgaaataaaattgcgtttcgaaacctgaaatgatatgattttagcggtttttttttttgcgtagaaaatactaataatacataataataaataataggcacctccattgatgtttgatttgacaggaccacagagtacattttttttaattcgttcttgtgaacaggctatagcccgggcctttactgcctcgtctttagtattttcatttttggtatttattttcagtattttgttatacaaaacagtccaataaagtattctcatctcatttttaatcaataaaatatttcttttctattttttcactattttttaaagttattaacaacgcgattcactttcctctaaggaagtagcaactttgtTCGAATCGGtctgaatgaacgaactaaatcagtttgcgattcagttgatatcatttttgacattcaatagacatcattgcgatttaatcagttgatttgacgtcaacctaaattcgATAGCTCTAATctcgtcgtggtacgaaatagcaaagcagttcattttaggttgtcaattgaatcgcaataagagctAGGTAGGGTAGGCCCGCAGGACACATGTCCCcttcccaagaaaagtgctcaacgccgctaaagaagttttcacttgaaAATCGAATAAACCcacaatgtaataaaatataatgtagataatttcatattaatattattcagaCGCTTAAGGTGATAAGTTTCACACtccaataaacataatattgtgctGTTAAATATTGTCTGACATATTTCATGATTCCACGCCGATGGGAAGTAGGTACCTAATGAAGTGTTAAAATATTCGCCATATCTAAATAGTCGTATAATTTGATTGGTTTGAGTTAGAAGATTGATTTTTCACAGCTTTAACGTAagtatttaatgttaaattgaactgtttgtgccgtttggtgtcgagacacatggcccgtggggcccagaggcgcggagaatgttcaaaatactatcttcgcgcctcaataaggctactggaaacccaagcgctggcagctgtttcggtcaacggatcagccttgctatccaacgcggtaatgctgccagtattcttggtacgcttccacgtacgtagtattgtaaatatagttataagatttgttttgtttgaataataaattgaacCTGATTTCACCACACATTATCAGTAATAAGGATCTTCACGatcttttctttaaattttatacgTATCGAACCCAAAGTGCTATAATACTCTTAGAATAATTTCTGTAAGCATAACTACTGTCAGTGCTTTTTCCCGTACAAATTACACGCAACAATATGTGTAAGAACCCTGGTCCATCCTGGAACATCCTTTCGCATCAACTTTCCAAGAAAATCTCTCGTTTTTTGGAATTCTTCATCTTGTCCCTGTTTCGGTCTTTCTGACCTGACTATGATTATAGTTGtacataatattgaaacacATTTGCACAAATTAATTTGCCCCAATCTAGGCATAGCCTCTTCTATAGGTattagacaacgatatatttaatacaatatagttacttaaaacataaatacatataaacctccATGattcgaaaacaaacatcaatattcttCATATACATGTTTGCATCTACCGCGATTCGAACACGGGACCTCTAGTTAGAGGTCTGCTTAGCTTACcgagctcagtaggcagggtcactaaccactgggctgtaTGGGTCATCATAATATAGTATATCAGCAATGCATATGGACATACATACTCCAACCACCACGGTCCTGTATACAATCAACCAAAAACTGTGTTACCAATTACCTGTGCGTCATGTCTCTAGGGCTACACGTGCTCATTAACTATTTGCCTAATAAAGCTTACAAATGCTGGCAAGCGCTATCCAATTCATAGGATGGTCTCATCGTATACCCATAACTTCCTtgacattaatatattttgttttcaaatttaatttgtgtaattaatcccagaagtgagggttattacttaaaaaaaattgtttagattttaaagagcgacatctcaagtcaacatcctaatatgcaaaatattggggttgagcaggttatcaacgctaaagtagatcctgtaaatgaagccacaacctaagcgttgaacaagacatatcaagatttatgaacgtgacgtcactcgaacggtgggCTCAaaggaagagcgctcgcatggaacacgagaggtcgctggttcgagtctccgcgtcgttcataaattttgttttcaaatttattttgtgttattaaaCCTAGAAGtgagaaaaaaaacattgtttagATTGAGTATGCTTTGAccttgtatgtttgttactcgtACAGTaggtatgaataataataatgatcaaATATTCAATTTTCACAGGTGTAAAACTATGCGCCCTTGTTATGAGGAAATGCTTAACAATCTCCTGGACGTTGAAGAAGATCCTTGTATAGAAAACGTGGCCATTGGTGCTAGTACGGTAAATGACGACGAAAACTGTTCGTTATTTTGGAACGTCATTCATACCACTTTTACTCAACCAAGTAGAAAATTGAGAAGAAACCAcactattttttgtaatttctttGCGTCATCTCAAATATTTTTGCAATCGAAATTTTTGTCTAtttatctaatttatttatctttgtcggatcaatataatttttcattattttatattttctttcatataATCTATGTAAGGTGCAGCAACATAATATTCAAACGTTAAGATTAACTTGAGTAAGTTGAAAAaaaggttaataaataataataatgaaactgaAAATAATCTATGTGTCAAATACACATATCTAATacttatctaaatataataaaactagttgacccagcaaacgtattgccgatattaaaatcgcgataaaaaagtaactgttgatcgtagatgggtgacaatttgaagttgtatgtattttttaatgctgactcataatcaaacaaattaaaaaaaaaagtcacaaaaattattgttgtccgattctcagacctacccaatatgcactcatttcatttcatgagaatcggtcaagccattttggaggagttcaaagtttaacaccatgacacgattATCGTTATTTTTTACAGATCTCCATATTTCTTCGGGCTATAAAACAATACTGTGGCGAATTAGTAGAATTGAATGACAATCACTACACATATGAGAATAGAATTTTATATGAGGTAAttgagttttattaaaaactttttttctttcttcagTTCCCTGTTGGACGTAGGAAAACGGTGACTAAGGCGTTTATTCCAGAAGAAATCGGTTCAAGACTACCAACAATTAGCGGCGAAAAGCTATTCATAAGGCTCAATGAGAGTGGTAGAAGCAAGAGAAGTTTGTCAAGATAATCTGGAGACTTGGAAAAAGCCGCAATCACATATGATGTGAATAATGTATGAACAAACCATGaagcttaaataaaataatgcaacaGCAGATCGTATCAGTATTACTTTAATGATAGTACAATAGTTAAAAGagaaattttactttaaaacaGCTTTGGAATGTCATTAGCATGGAAATCTTTAAGCATTACGTTATTTTACCGAGTATTGGAGTAAAATTGTCCTCAGAGGTTCCAATAATCGTTTGTTAGGCTTTAATATAGAACAGACTCACTGCAAGTCACATTCGCACACCAATAGCTATTTACTAATTATTGGGTATGTTTGTCACTAATTATGAAATTCTTACTTGAAACAAATTGGTTTGAGAATGGCTTAAAGGATCAAAGGAGTGTCAGTACATACTCACTAAATTTAAATACGCAATATGTTTAAATGAAAGCcaacatttgaaaaatgaacaattACCTCATTTGTTCTGTTTTGCAGGTGGTAGTAAAAAGTCAGTCAACAGAAGCTAAACCCAAAATAATGATAGAAGCTGGTCAACAGGCTGGGTCTATGCCAGTCATGATGGCATTGTTCCTGATAGAACAGCTGGTGGCTTGTGAGGAGTATAGTGACATGTTAAGTAAGGCTGATTGGGTCTTTTTACCTTCGACCAATCCTGATGGACAGGAATACCTTCGGAATGTATGTATCTCTCATaaatatttcagtttttcaatTAAGCTTCATTTAGGTCCAAAAGATATTTGGAATTTTAAGGTTTCTTGGCGATTTGGTGAATCTTATAAAAGTCGTAAAATGAATATAAAGAATGAATTTAATAGAAATCATAggacaaaatatgtatttttgatgcagtaaaaaactatattacatataaaaactaTCAAATAATATTCTGTTTCTTAGACGGAAcatctttaattaaatttaagtaaaaaaaacattgaataaaatataagaaggaataataatgtaatagcTACTTGATATAAGAAAAGTAACAAAATGTATAGCGATATATAGTAGGATGATGGTTATGTACTCAGTGGTCCAATTACACATATCACCAAGCTCAAAGTACTGAATAAAATTCTCACAGATAGAAAATCCAACTTTTTGGAGGTTCATCCCTAGTAGTTTCCTTAGTAAGCTCCTCCGTAAGCTGactaaagaattaaaaaaaatcttctccCAAATTGGTAttaattaagtacttatatttattttttaggatcgTGAACCATGGAAGAAAAATATGGTCCCAATAGACGACACTTTATCATTAGGCGTTGATATAAGTCGGAATTTCGACGCGTCATGGAAAGATTGTGGAATCAACGACAATGTATTCTCCGCTGACTATCCCGGCCCAGCACCTAACTCGGAGAATGAAACCGTATTCATAACCGAAATGTtagaaaaacataaaactaatcTGAAAGTTTATGTTTCCTTAAGACGAGATGGACACGCATTATTGTATCCTTTAGCCAGCAGTAGAAAAGCTTTGACAACTCTAAAAGAGGCTCAGAATAAAGCAGGGGATATCGCTAATAAGATTAACCAGCGCTCAGGAACCTTGCAATGGTTTCGAAACAGTAGTATTTATGACATGAACGGGCAGGCCTTCTGTGGACACAGTGTCGATTACGCATTCAATAAATATGCAATCCCATACGCATATGAAATGAGAGTTTTTCCTGAATCAGATACTAGAATACTCTCCAACTTCCAAACGTTGCCAAAAGGATACGATGTGTCTCTGCGAAATGGATACTTCACAGGGATAAGAGAGCTCTATAATTTAGTATTCAATGTGAAGCATCACTAAacttaatcataatatattttacgaaTTACGTCATAGTTTCATTGCGTCAACAAATTGTTAAGTGAGAGCCAGATCGTAAAGAGCATTCAGTAACTCCTgatataaaacataaatgagGCGTAATCACTAACGATGTGAAAATGATGAGTATTTGTTATATAATGCAATATTTGCTTAGAACGTATTGGTATATCTACAATGTAGGAGTCACTTTTCTACTTTTGGGTAGGATGTCGGTCATGCGCCCTGGTGCTCCAAGAGCGCGCTTGCGTTAGGGGTGGGGCCCAGAGCCGTTCAGCCCGCTATCATTCCGTAGTCAGCCACGGTGGCGGCAGCCCGACTTCTCCGAACCTTCCTGGCATCAGTAGCAGCACATCCGCGAAACTGCCGCCACTCGCGTTCTATTTccttattcattatttttcatttattttcatgtccaatattatttatacttagtgattttgaattttaatttattttcaattactttttacaagtttttattgtttgttataattattttgtgtttttctgtGGGGGCCCGTCGCTCGGAGTTCAGGTAAGAAATGTATCGATAAACTTTTCAGATGTTTCACGAAGTTCGTCGGTTTCGTCGAGTTCGTAAGTTGGCGAGATGGGCGTAAGGCGTTCCGTCGGCAACAGGTATCCGGCGTCGCGTCGAGTACCGCCTGCTTCGCTCGCTATTTTATTAACTGCATCAACCTTGATAGCAGCGTTTTGTGCTAATTACCCGGGAGACTTATCGGATTAAATTCCTCTGC
This DNA window, taken from Leptidea sinapis chromosome 25, ilLepSina1.1, whole genome shotgun sequence, encodes the following:
- the LOC126971944 gene encoding carboxypeptidase B-like, whose translation is MVLHRRIVFLFGLLALCWRAGGSENEYDEHSLVKLHPKTSSHLEAIKDLDNPEHGVQILKRSRTFDDTIDLLVPANRVQYVQAFAATHNITHDVRENYERTLESPERTPRRRMLRGFNIFEYHSYAEMQEYLDVLANKCPNIVKLQTLGNSYQGRKVRLVKLSSNHNAGNPVIFIDAGIHAREWVAPAMAMYLIQRLAIDPDAAKDLNGVDWYILPVVNPDGYEFTRSSKANRLWRKTRSKNANCFGVDGNRNYGFKWAVSGVSKNPCDKETYAGPKPFSEPETQMVKNALMEYGKQIKLYVSLHAYGQYLVYPWGYTGDYLPREWKKLDSLARMVSTAVQAAGGKPFRVMSAGKWYPAAGGSDDFAFGVVGVPYSYTMELTDGYEFTYPERLLKTVLPQFFEGFRAFGTQIRREFSPSRHKRDE
- the LOC126971952 gene encoding zinc carboxypeptidase-like, with protein sequence MNLLVLIVCLAGNVDMIYSTYCGCKTMRPCYEEMLNNLLDVEEDPCIENVAIGASTISIFLRAIKQYCGELVELNDNHYTYENRILYEVVVKSQSTEAKPKIMIEAGQQAGSMPVMMALFLIEQLVACEEYSDMLSKADWVFLPSTNPDGQEYLRNDREPWKKNMVPIDDTLSLGVDISRNFDASWKDCGINDNVFSADYPGPAPNSENETVFITEMLEKHKTNLKVYVSLRRDGHALLYPLASSRKALTTLKEAQNKAGDIANKINQRSGTLQWFRNSSIYDMNGQAFCGHSVDYAFNKYAIPYAYEMRVFPESDTRILSNFQTLPKGYDVSLRNGYFTGIRELYNLVFNVKHH